The Hordeum vulgare subsp. vulgare chromosome 4H, MorexV3_pseudomolecules_assembly, whole genome shotgun sequence genomic interval GTCGCTGTTCCTCAGGTTCAGGTGCAGGTTCAGTTAGGAAAGGGGCTGTCGGCCATTAAATTCAGAGAGCCCCCCTGCCTCATGAGTCATGAGTGAGTAGGTAGCACAACAGCGAGATGGCGTATACCATATTTCGCCTCAATTTCATCAACAACTCAACATTGAGCCGATTTAATTCTGGGCTCTGCACTTCAACTTGGACTATAACATGTTGGTTGGAACCAGTATCAGTGTGGCCAAGTTCCCACAGGGTGGATGAACGATATTGTGCTGATACCTTCAGTCCTGAATTCAGGGACAATCTTCCAGATTCCCAAATTTTGAGGAGGCGCACTACTACTCACTAGGTACTTCCAATCATATGCACCCAGGGTGAGCTTGGTCACAATATCAGTTATAAGTTGTGCTGGTAGATGTAATGCGATTCTACCTGTTCAACTACAAATATCTGCTACCACAACTACTAATTCAACAATGATGCGACTTTTTCAGTTTGGGTGAAACTAGCTGGTTGCATGCAGATAGCTTCAGGGCATTTCCATGACTTCATATACGGAGTTAATTCAGGTTCCAGGACAGCCGCTAGTATTTTCATTTCATGGAGGGGTGATTGATCTGTAAGCGCTGATTCTGTAGGAATTTATAACAACGAAATGGGTTAGTCCTGCATGCTGGCGACCTACTTGCATAGCCATTCCACTTCCTGCACCGCAACGCTTAATCCTGGATAAGAACAAGACTAGTGTGTTTCAGTCTAACTAGTACTTTTCATGATTGCCCTTTTGTTcacaagtactccctctgtaaagaaatataagagtgtttaggtcACTTGTATAATTAATTGCTCACAGCATTCCCTGATTGCATGATGTTTTCTCTGGCAGCAACAACGCAGGGGTAATGGCGACTCCTTTCTCCCTCTCAAAGGATGGCATCGAGATGCAGTTTGCAACTAACCATGTCGGTATGATTACCAACAAACTCCCATACACTACCGCTTGACTAGCTGCTGATGAACCCAGTTGACATACCCTGACAGAGAAACACTTCATTCCAACAATAGTGTTGTCATTTTTATTCCAGTGGCATTCCCCAGGCAGCAAGGTTGATTTTGTATGCCTTAATAGAAGTTTGAATGGCCCATTGATGTATCAACATTGGTGTGCTACTGCTGCTCCTGCCTAGCACTTCTGAACTCTCAACTCTACGATCACCAAACAATTTTTTTCCTGCCAATCCTAGAACTGTACAGAGCCTGCAAATTATCTCAGCAGACTGTTGCAAGCTTgcaactccttcttctcctaaccCTCTTATTTCATTTATATTTCACCTAACTATTCATGTCATAATATCCAGGGCATTTTCTCTTGACACATCTGCTGCTGGAAACAATGAAAACGACCTCTCGTGAATCAAACGTTGAAGGAAGAATTGTTAATGTTTCGTCAGAGGGGCACAGGTTTGCATACAAGGAAGGCATCCGTTTTGCCAAGCTAAATGACGAGGAAGAGTATGCAATTTCCGTGCAGTCATCATGTTTTCCCCTACCATTTACTTCATTTCAAGACAAACAAGAGTCACTTGCTATTTCAACCTTGTGTTGTACTTGTGCAGGTATAGCACCATTGCAGCATATGGACAGTCAAAGCTTGCAAATATTTTGCACGCTAATGAACTTGCCAGGAGATTTAAGGTATGCCTCATTCTGTAGAAGATGCGTGTCCATTTGTTAGATTTTGTGGTTCTGACATTGCACCCTGttttgctttgtattatttcgagttttttttttttgataaaGAATTTCGAGCTTGTTAGGTCCAGCTTGCTCTATGTTCATGCATGTTTGTTCCAACAGTAGTACTTGTGCTAGCAAGAACCATCAGTTTGCAGCATTTGCTGAAATAAAAGAGATCTGAGCTGTTGTTCCGCACAACGCGATCTTCATTAGATGATTTTATTGTAGAACAATCTGCATCGAAACCCATAATAGGCTAGTGATGTGCCATATTATTGTAAACTGCTTGCTCTTATTAACTGGTTTTGTCTGTTTTCAGTTCCTCGTCTATATTTTATATAGATTTGTGTTGAGCCCAAGTATGTCAAATCATGACTCATGATGCAAGAAATATTTTGTCTATAACAGGAAGAGGGTGTTAACATCACCGCGAACTCTCTCCATCCCGGATCTATCATCACGAACCTTCTTCGCCACCACAGCATCATAGATGGTAAACATACTCAGCAGCAGATATTATGCATCGCTTGTGCTTTCATACAAGCAATCGTCTTGATTCTCATGTTGCTCGTTGCTTTGGAGAATTCATGGCACGCGTGGTAaccaaaagagaaaaagaaacagaGTAGATCCCAATGGTGAGGGACAGAAATGGCGGACATCAGTCAGTCAGAACGACGCAAATAACCTCTAGCCACGGAACTAAAATGATGTTGCATTTGATTTGTTGGTTAAAGTCAGATGTCAATATTGTCAAGTCAAGGTCTTGTTTTTGAAATTGCAGCTTGGCTGACATTACCTTTTTTTTTTTGGCCGTATGCAGTTCTCCATCGGACGCTTGGTAAACTGGTGCTGAAGAACGCTAAACAGGTACTGCAGATTTTGCACTGTATTCAGTCATGAGGGCGTTGTGCCCATTTTTACGGTAGCGCAGAGTCTTCATCGTGTTAAAGAAAATGCAGTAAATGCATGTAGCCCTCCATGTTATGTGATAATGGTAATGGTCTTGTCAACCGTTGACTGGGTTGCTATGCTGCGGTGTCAATCAACAGCTAGGACCACGTGGCCATCCAGACATCCAGGTGGGTCTGACTTGGGTGGAAATGGCGGATGAATCTTTCTTTAGTTTGGGAGGCACACACTGGGCTAGTGGGGACATAGGGATGCTGTAGTTTACTAGGGACCTGAAGTGCACTGCATTTGGTCTGCTGCAACCAAGATTACTAGTTTAGTACGTATGGTATTATTCCATTCTTTGATAGTAGTTAGATTCAGATCTCAGTGATTCATTTGTTAACGTGTAGTGGATCCGGGAGTCATTGGCATTGCATTCCTTGCCCACATCACTTAGTTTGACATGCTCCCTGGGGCGATTTGGTTTTGGTGGTTTGAATTGGATTTTTGGGGAATCTGAACTGCAGGGGGCGGCGACGCAGTGCTACGTGGCGCTGCACCCGGATGCCAAGGGGGTGTCGGGGAGGTACTGGAGCGACAGCAACCTGTACGAGGCGGGCGAGAAGGGCAAGGACGCGGAGCTGGGGAAGAAGCTGTGGGACTACACCCTCGACCTCGTCGCGGGCTGACCGACCTGAAGAATGCTGAGATGAATGCATCATCTCTACTCTACTCGTGCAATGTAATGTTGAGGAATCATCATATCAtactccctttgttcctaaataattgttgttgtttAGTTCTCCCCCAACAACAAGTATCATGGTAGAGAGGGAGCGATAATTAAGAATGTTGACACGCACTGCACTAGATTCACAAGGGGTGGAATTGTATCGATGTCTGAATTTGGATGGCTGCAGAATTTGGCTTGGTGGAGCATATGATGGATGAAATGAAATGAGGAATATGCTCTTGTGCTTTGTGCTTTGGTTGGTTGGTTGGATGATGCAGAACGggacacgcacgcacgcacgtacCTTTAGGCTGTACGGTCGGTCGCAGAGCAGCGGAGATGAGATCGGAGGGCATGGGACGTGGAGGCAGGCTGGCCGTCCGGTGCCGGAGATTAGATTTTACCAGGCAGGCAGACTCCAGACCCAAGTCcaagtagaagaaagagaaagaagtATCAACTCGGGGGTGGAGGCACTTATCCGCACGTCCACCTCTCCTTCTCCCATGGCTTCTTCTCCaccttccctcctcctcctcctctaatcTCCACCCCGGAGCCATGGCGATTGGGGCGCTGCTCTCCTCTTCCACCAGAGCCGCCGCCTGCTTCGCCTCGCcgctctcctcatcctcctcctccaacaGAGGAGCAGGAGCAGCAGGTACGTACGCCAAATTCTTCTACTCCCACAACTAATTAGGGCCTGGGTAAAGTAGAAATATCACCAACGCTCTTCCTTGCTTCATCAGTAATAAGTAACAACTGGACTAGTACTGGGCGTTGCATCGGTCTCTCCGCCTACCTCAACACTCCCCAACCATAAACTTTATCATCATAACCCCAATGTTTAGTGACTGGAATTTGTGACATACTCCCTCTTAAACTTATATAAGActacttatattagtttacatttACAGAGGGACTACTATACATTAAGCTAGTTGTGTTTTGCTTTCACTGCAGTCGACTTCTCTACACTTCTCTTATCCTGAATATTTatttacttatatatatatatatatgctttcCCAACTGCTGCtcttacatacatacatacatacaggaAAGCAACAGCATGagccgacgacgacgatgatcaaCTACACTACGTCCTCGCCACACACCAGGTGGCCGGTGTGCTCACAGCTCGTTGCCGGACACAGAAATGGGGGAACCATCCGGCATGTCGCCAGCATGAGCACCGGGAAACACCAGCCTCTGCTCAGCCCTTCTCCTACCATGAGCCTCTGCAACAACAATGCCAATAACGCAGGCCTGGTGAAGAGGAGGCTCATGTCCAGGGTCGACTGCTTCCTGTTGTCCCCCAACTCCAACCCAGTCACCAACGGATGGCACAAGCCCAAGAACCTCACCGGTCTCGACACCACCTGCGTGCTGCGGCCCGAGTACAGAGCGCCGCTCAGGAAACGCCGAGACTGCAGGGCCGAGCAGTACGAGATGGCCGGGTCGCCCTCCGACGTCCCCGCTGAGGCGGCCGTCCTGGTCGGAGACGCCAACGCAGGGGTTGTCTCTGCTCCTCCATGGTGGCAGCAGTTCCCCAAGCGATGGACCATCGTCGTCCTCTGCTTCTTCTCATTCCTCCTATGCAACATGGACCGTGTGAGTTCCTCCTACACAATGCTCATTCAACTGCTTAATAAGGTGGTTCTTGTTCTAACTGTATAACTGAATCATGCCAGGTCAACATGAGTATCGCCATCCTGCCCATGTCGGCCGAGTTCAGCTGGAGCCCAGCAACCGTTGGCCTCATCCAGTCTTCTTTCTTTTGGGGTTACCTTCTCACTCAGGTACATTGCTGTATTCGTACCTAGAGGTTTTTCTCTGCATTTGCATTTGTTTCTTAGCTTGCGCACACCTTCGTTTGCAGTCACCGATGCTTGATGTTAGTTTCAGATTCAATTAAATGTACCTGGGCACCTTCCTTGATGTTCTGTTATAAATAAATTAAATAGATAGTTGATCTCGTAAATTTGTTCCTGCAGATTCTTGGAGGCATTTGGGCTGACCGGTTCGGTGGCAAGGTGGTGCTTGGGTTCGGGGTCGTATGGTGGTCTATtgcaacaattcttacaccatttGCTGCCAAGCTTGGCCTTCCGTTCCTACTTGTCGTGCGTGCTTTCATGGGGATAGGCGAGGTCGATGTCTTCTACTACTTCCACTCTAAATCGCTTTATGCTATTCATCAGATGCATATATGACATACGCATTAAAAATGGTATAAGAAATGCAAATATGGTGGTAAAAATTTGTACTTTCGTGGAACTTTGCACTGTATCAGCTTCTTGAAATTAGTACAGACACTGCTAAGAAATATAGTCTCTTTTATCAGGTCGTTCCTTTCGGCTTATTTTTCTTATATCTATGCTTTGACAGGGTGTTGCCATGCCGGCTATGAACAACATCCTTTCCAAGTGGATCCCGGTTTCAGAGAGGAGCAGATCTCTTGCATTAGTGTACAGTGGAATGTACCTGGGTTCAGTTACCGGCCTGGCCTTCTCACCTTTCCTGATAAGCAAATTCGGCTGGCCTTCTGTTTTCTATGGATTTGGGTCCCTGGGAAGCATCTGGTTTGCAATGTGGCAACTCAAAGTAAGATATACCCATTTTTTCCGCTCCTTTCTCATCTTCGGCCATGCAGTGCTATTTCTCAGTACACTTGCATATGTCACAAGTACTTGCTTTGCACATAATTTAATTTAACATGAACAGCTCTGGAAATGAGAATGCTAAACTTTTACTTGGTGACGTGCGTTCTTTTGGCTTTTAGATTCTCATCATTGTTATTGTTATTCAGCTCATTGATGGTCTCTGTTCTAATTAGGCACGCAGCTCCCCGAGCGAAGATCCGGAAGTAACCGAGGATGAAAAGAGGCACATCCTAGGTGGTAGTACTGTAAAGGAGCCTGTTAGCTCCATACCATGGAAGTTAATCCTATCCAAGCCTGCAGTATGGGCTCTCATAGTATCCCATTTTTGCCATAACTGGGGAACATTCATTCTCCTAACGTGGATGCCCACATACTACAATCAGGTAATTTAATAGCGCAAAATGTTTGGCAATCATCATCGCTCGTATCAGACAAGGACACCGTGTCATGCATGCTGTGCTCACCGGACGATTTTATCCAGGTTCTGAAGTTCAATCTCACCGAGTCCGGGCTTCTGTGTGTCCTGCCGTGGCTGACAATGGCTGTGTTTGCAAACATTGGTGGCTGGATAGCTGACACTCTCGTTGCGAAAGGGGTTTCGATAACAAATGTTCGCAAGGTAAGTCCATTTTCAGTACCTTGTTATTTCCTCTGtgtattttgtttttctttgcgGGCAAAAGTCCGGTCTGCACTTAGTTGCCAATCTTGACATACGTGGCAACCTGTTTCCGTGCAGATCATGCAATCTATCGGGTTCCTTGGACCGGCCTTGTTCTTGACACTGCTGAGCAAAGTCCGTACACCAGCCATGGCCGTGCTGTGTATGGCATGCAGTCAGGTTTGCACTTCTGATACACAAATAAATATTGTGCTATGATTGGTTGCTGATGTTTCTATCCATCTTTTGGTAGGGGAGTGATGCTTTCTCCCAGTCTGGGCTGTACTCGAACCACCAGGATATAGGACCGCGCTACGCGGTAATGTCCTCGTCTGAATTGGCTATTTGTTCTTGTGTTCACTAGTTCTTCAGATAATAAGAAATTGGCTATTAGTTGCTTGTTTTGGCTTTGCGATCCGATGAATGCGTCTGACTAGGCAGCGTCCCACAAAAATTGCAGGGGGTGCTTCTTGGGCTGTCGAACACCGCCGGCGTGCTTGCAGGAGTTTTTGGTACTGCTGCCACTGGCTACATCCTTCAGAAAGGTGAATCGCCCATTGTTGTCGGCTGTCGCACAGAATATGCAACTCTTTCATATGCTAACCAGTTCCCGCTATATGTATTATCACTTGCAGGCTCCTGGGATAGCGTGTTTCAGGTGGCTGTTCTGCTGTACATAGTAGGGACAGTGGTGTGGAACCTCTTTTCGACCGGAGAGAGGATCCTCGAATAAGCCACGGACGGCCGCTATATGAAAAAGTAGCTGATTTTGCTGATGTCTGTCTTTTTTGGTGTACTCCTACAAGAAGTAAATCTATCTTCCAGAGCGAGAGATACCCGTAAAAAAAAAACTCTCGTTTTTAGCAAGAGATTTAGCTGCACAATTGCATTTGATGTTTGGGCTATGGAAGGAGTGAAGATCACACTGAAGGGCTGCACTTGATGGTTAAATTTTTGCTGTGAAAGTCAAGATGCTAGACTTGGAACCAAAGAATTCTCTGAAGCTGAAAGCGGCTGCAGCACGAAGGGAATTAATGCCAGACCTTGCACCAAATCCTAGCATAGCACCTGTTTGTTGCTGGACAAGTCCAAGACTCCAAGCTAGCTACTTCCCTGATTCAGCTTTTGCACCAACTAAAGTACTCCACATGGTTTTCTATTTCCCTGATGAAACCGATGTTTTAACCATGTTTGCAGCTGCTGCCAAATTCATGTGGTACTTATTACACAAGCATTTTTGGGACAACAatgttctttttttattttgcgaTATTTGTTGCTATTATTATTACTACTGTTCCGCATGTCATGTATGACTACTACTCCCttcgtctcaaaataaatgtGTTAAGCTTAATATAACTCTGTAATAGAgtagtataaagttgagtcagTTATtacgagacggagggagtatatcacaTGACAATGGCTTTGTTTTTGCGACATGACTTGTTGCACAGCGCGAGTGCGATTTAGAATGAAAATAGTATGGAATTGGTATGACATCGTAGGAGAAATCTTCTGCCGTGCCGTTATACATTGaatgttgaatgtttgtttgcttgcttcgAACTCTGTTGCTCCGGCCTAGTGTTTTATGACCATGCATGTTGTATTCTCTTCTTCTGGGACACATATGTAATTTTTTGCAGTTTTCTTATAGGAATTATTAATGACGTGTTACGCAACATAAAATGTTTTAATCCACTTTCCAGATAAAAAGGGAAACAGTAATTCATTTTGCAATTTTTTAGTTTCCCCTGAAGATTTCCATTTCTTGATATTATGAAGAAAATAAAAGACATATATACCCTGCCTCAACCTCTCCAACCAATCATATGACAAAACTAATCTCTTTTTCGTTAGAGGTCAGGCTCAAACTAGCGACTGCTTGCCTACACCACCACCATCTATGGCTATGGCTGAAAATAGTTGATTAATTAAGCAAAGTTGCTATTAAAGTATGCCAAAATCCTTGGTCTACACTACACTAGGAGAAATAGTACTTGCAGCTGCTGTATACCTTTCCTTTTCCCGCGAGAAGAATTCTTGCCCACCGA includes:
- the LOC123446804 gene encoding short-chain dehydrogenase TIC 32, chloroplastic — its product is MLPWIFSRKGASGFSWASTADQVTAGISAAGLTAIVTGASSGIGAETARVLAARGAHVVMAARNLAAAEAVRQAVLAETPAASLDLMELDLSSLASVRKFAADFAARGLPLNILINNAGVMATPFSLSKDGIEMQFATNHVGHFLLTHLLLETMKTTSRESNVEGRIVNVSSEGHRFAYKEGIRFAKLNDEEEYSTIAAYGQSKLANILHANELARRFKEEGVNITANSLHPGSIITNLLRHHSIIDVLHRTLGKLVLKNAKQGAATQCYVALHPDAKGVSGRYWSDSNLYEAGEKGKDAELGKKLWDYTLDLVAG
- the LOC123446803 gene encoding probable anion transporter 4, chloroplastic, whose product is MAIGALLSSSTRAAACFASPLSSSSSSNRGAGAAGKQQHEPTTTMINYTTSSPHTRWPVCSQLVAGHRNGGTIRHVASMSTGKHQPLLSPSPTMSLCNNNANNAGLVKRRLMSRVDCFLLSPNSNPVTNGWHKPKNLTGLDTTCVLRPEYRAPLRKRRDCRAEQYEMAGSPSDVPAEAAVLVGDANAGVVSAPPWWQQFPKRWTIVVLCFFSFLLCNMDRVNMSIAILPMSAEFSWSPATVGLIQSSFFWGYLLTQILGGIWADRFGGKVVLGFGVVWWSIATILTPFAAKLGLPFLLVVRAFMGIGEGVAMPAMNNILSKWIPVSERSRSLALVYSGMYLGSVTGLAFSPFLISKFGWPSVFYGFGSLGSIWFAMWQLKARSSPSEDPEVTEDEKRHILGGSTVKEPVSSIPWKLILSKPAVWALIVSHFCHNWGTFILLTWMPTYYNQVLKFNLTESGLLCVLPWLTMAVFANIGGWIADTLVAKGVSITNVRKIMQSIGFLGPALFLTLLSKVRTPAMAVLCMACSQGSDAFSQSGLYSNHQDIGPRYAGVLLGLSNTAGVLAGVFGTAATGYILQKGSWDSVFQVAVLLYIVGTVVWNLFSTGERILE